In the genome of Olsenella profusa DSM 13989, one region contains:
- the disA gene encoding DNA integrity scanning diadenylate cyclase DisA, giving the protein MGDTVDIECGPKDRVHDAIKKTAPGTALRHALDMIIGGNLGALICIGDTDRVISAGGDGFKLDISFTANRLFELAKMDGAIVIDRDLTQILRANYHLNPDPSLPTSETGMRHRTAARMSLLTDALVVSVSERRQVVTLYIGGKGYQLKGVPELMSTVNQLLVSMQSTRAQLDRSLLRLTTLELDNYVTMSDITETIYLFEMLTTISDELDEYILRLGTAGKSIKMQRDEFVGTTSDDYTLLLRDYAKDDHSTEHAAGLRRELHKTANESLRSPKRVAEFLGYEDLEDAILKPLGLRTLSNVSVVRKGMADKIVDEFGSLQQLMDDIERNPSRLDDAGVENPGILANSLYRMWGKRA; this is encoded by the coding sequence ATGGGAGACACCGTGGACATCGAGTGCGGCCCCAAGGACCGCGTGCACGATGCCATCAAGAAGACGGCGCCCGGAACCGCCCTGCGCCACGCGCTTGACATGATCATAGGCGGGAACCTGGGCGCCCTCATCTGCATAGGTGACACCGACCGCGTCATCAGCGCCGGTGGCGATGGTTTCAAGCTGGACATCTCGTTCACGGCGAACCGCCTCTTCGAGCTGGCCAAGATGGATGGCGCCATCGTGATCGACCGCGACCTCACGCAGATCCTGCGTGCCAACTACCACCTCAACCCCGACCCATCACTGCCCACCTCGGAGACGGGCATGCGCCACCGCACCGCCGCGCGCATGAGCCTGCTCACCGACGCGCTGGTCGTCTCGGTCTCGGAGCGCCGTCAGGTGGTCACGCTCTACATTGGGGGCAAGGGTTACCAGCTCAAGGGTGTCCCCGAACTCATGAGCACCGTCAACCAGCTGCTCGTCTCCATGCAGAGCACGCGTGCGCAGCTCGACCGCTCGCTGCTGCGCCTGACGACGCTCGAGCTGGACAACTACGTCACGATGTCCGACATCACGGAGACCATCTATCTCTTCGAGATGCTGACCACGATCTCCGATGAGCTGGACGAGTACATCCTGCGCCTGGGTACCGCGGGCAAGTCCATCAAGATGCAGCGCGACGAGTTCGTGGGTACCACCTCCGACGACTACACGCTCCTGCTGCGCGACTATGCGAAGGATGACCATTCCACCGAGCATGCGGCGGGTCTGCGGCGCGAACTGCACAAGACGGCCAACGAGAGCCTGCGCTCTCCCAAGCGCGTGGCGGAGTTTTTGGGTTACGAGGACCTCGAGGATGCCATTCTCAAGCCGTTGGGCCTGCGCACGCTCTCCAACGTCTCTGTGGTCCGCAAGGGCATGGCCGACAAGATCGTGGACGAGTTCGGCTCGCTCCAGCAGCTCATGGATGACATCGAGCGCAACCCCTCGCGTCTGGATGATGCCGGGGTCGAGAACCCCGGCATCCTGGCCAACAGCCTCTATCGCATGTGGGGCAAGCGCGCATGA
- a CDS encoding ATP-dependent Clp protease ATP-binding subunit, protein MFEKFTDKARKVMSLAQDEARSLGKMYVGTEHLLLALIKEGEGIAAQALSSLDVTYTETLATVREISSEDNQPVPGGHIPFTPRAKRVLEDAYRETMTRNQTYIATEHLLLGIISESDDRAMTALSRMGVSADAVRNAVNELIDKNADKPKESHQQPTGVGFGQQFFSGMGQGPQGQQSDDSSTLEQYGRNLTQLASDGKLDPVIGRDREVERVMQVLARRQKNNPLILGDPGVGKTAIVEGLAQLIATGNVPDILRGRQIWTLDLASLVAGAKYRGEFEERLKKVIAEVMDNKSIILFIDEIHTIIGAGSAEGSVDAASILKPPLSRGEIQVIGATTAEEYRKHIEKDSALERRFQPVFVGEPSPEDTLEILHGLQGAYERHHHVKYTEDALAAAVTLSNRYVQDRFLPDKAIDTLDEAGARTRVHKMTLPPELAQVDEQLAHIKEEKAKAAQAQEFEEAARLRDREKELAAQRDELETAWRESTDAAVTVVDADAIADVISDITGVPVSNLTEAEAVKLLRCEDALHQRVIGQDEAVTKVARAIRRSRSPLKDPRRPGGSFIFLGPSGVGKTELAKSLAAFLFGSEDALISFDMSEFMERHTVSKLVGAPPGYVGYDEGGELTKAVRRRPYSVVLFDEIEKAHPDVFNVLLQILDEGRLTDGQGRTVDFSNTVIIMTSNIGARDIAQTTTMGFSAQGASGLSDKEINSRVMSELKRLFRPEFLNRVDEIVVFKSLTGEQLRGIVDLMVADLCNRMIAQGMSIELTDGARDLIAKEGTDPIYGARPLRRAIQTLIEDPLSEELLQGTWKAGDIIKVDAEGEGDERRLTFTKGEGEIPKMTEHTHMDLPKAREHWGSSPASPHRGDAASDTEGGVLSAE, encoded by the coding sequence ATGTTCGAGAAGTTCACAGACAAGGCGCGCAAGGTCATGAGCCTCGCGCAGGACGAGGCGCGCAGTCTCGGCAAGATGTACGTGGGCACGGAGCACCTGCTCCTCGCCCTCATCAAGGAGGGGGAGGGCATCGCCGCGCAGGCGCTCAGCAGCCTGGACGTCACCTACACGGAGACCCTCGCCACCGTCAGGGAGATCAGCTCCGAGGACAACCAGCCCGTTCCCGGGGGGCACATCCCCTTCACGCCGCGCGCCAAGCGCGTGCTGGAGGATGCCTATCGCGAGACCATGACGCGCAACCAGACCTACATAGCCACGGAGCACCTGCTTTTGGGCATCATCTCCGAGTCTGATGACCGCGCCATGACGGCGCTCTCGCGCATGGGCGTCTCGGCGGACGCCGTGCGTAACGCCGTCAACGAGCTCATCGACAAGAACGCCGACAAGCCCAAGGAAAGCCACCAGCAGCCTACCGGCGTGGGCTTTGGCCAGCAGTTCTTTAGCGGCATGGGCCAGGGGCCGCAGGGACAGCAGTCGGATGACTCCTCCACGCTCGAGCAGTATGGCCGTAACCTCACGCAGCTGGCGTCTGACGGCAAGCTCGACCCCGTCATCGGGCGCGACCGCGAGGTGGAGCGCGTCATGCAGGTGCTGGCGCGCCGCCAGAAGAACAACCCGCTCATCCTGGGTGACCCCGGCGTGGGCAAGACGGCCATCGTCGAGGGGCTCGCCCAGCTCATTGCCACGGGCAACGTTCCCGACATCCTGCGTGGGCGCCAGATCTGGACGCTCGACCTGGCGAGCCTCGTGGCGGGTGCCAAGTACCGCGGCGAGTTCGAGGAGCGCCTCAAGAAGGTCATCGCGGAGGTCATGGACAATAAGTCCATCATCCTCTTCATCGACGAGATCCACACCATCATCGGCGCGGGCTCCGCGGAGGGTTCCGTGGACGCGGCGTCCATCCTCAAGCCGCCCCTGTCGCGCGGCGAGATCCAGGTGATCGGCGCCACGACGGCGGAGGAGTATCGCAAGCACATCGAGAAGGACTCCGCCCTCGAGCGCCGCTTCCAGCCCGTCTTCGTGGGCGAGCCCTCGCCCGAGGACACGTTGGAGATCCTGCACGGCCTGCAGGGTGCCTATGAGAGGCACCACCATGTCAAGTATACCGAGGATGCCCTCGCGGCGGCCGTCACGCTGTCCAATCGCTACGTGCAGGATCGCTTCCTGCCCGACAAGGCCATTGATACCCTCGACGAGGCCGGCGCCCGCACCCGTGTGCACAAGATGACCCTGCCGCCCGAGCTGGCCCAGGTGGACGAGCAGCTCGCCCACATCAAGGAAGAGAAGGCCAAGGCCGCCCAGGCTCAGGAGTTCGAGGAGGCGGCTCGCCTGCGCGATCGCGAGAAGGAGCTCGCTGCCCAGCGCGACGAGCTCGAGACCGCGTGGCGCGAGAGCACCGATGCCGCCGTCACCGTCGTGGATGCCGACGCCATCGCCGACGTCATCTCCGACATCACGGGCGTGCCCGTCTCCAATCTCACCGAGGCGGAGGCGGTCAAGCTCCTGCGTTGCGAAGACGCCCTGCACCAGCGCGTCATCGGGCAGGACGAGGCCGTCACCAAGGTGGCCCGCGCCATCCGTCGTAGCCGCTCGCCCCTCAAGGACCCGCGTCGTCCCGGCGGCTCCTTCATCTTCCTCGGTCCCTCGGGCGTGGGCAAGACGGAACTCGCCAAGTCCCTCGCTGCGTTCCTCTTCGGCAGCGAGGATGCCCTCATCAGCTTCGACATGTCGGAGTTCATGGAGCGCCACACCGTCTCCAAGCTCGTCGGTGCCCCTCCGGGGTACGTGGGCTACGACGAGGGCGGCGAGCTCACCAAGGCCGTCCGCCGGCGTCCCTACTCCGTGGTGCTCTTCGACGAGATCGAGAAGGCCCACCCTGACGTCTTCAACGTGCTGCTGCAGATCCTTGACGAGGGCCGCCTCACGGACGGCCAGGGCCGCACCGTGGACTTCTCCAACACCGTCATCATCATGACGTCCAACATCGGTGCGCGTGACATCGCCCAGACCACCACCATGGGCTTCTCGGCCCAGGGCGCGTCCGGCCTCTCCGACAAGGAGATCAACTCCCGCGTGATGAGCGAGCTCAAGCGGCTCTTCCGTCCCGAGTTCCTCAACCGCGTGGACGAGATAGTGGTCTTCAAGTCGCTCACGGGTGAGCAGCTGCGCGGCATCGTGGACCTCATGGTGGCCGACCTGTGCAACCGCATGATCGCCCAGGGCATGTCCATCGAGCTCACGGATGGGGCCCGTGACCTCATCGCCAAGGAGGGCACCGACCCCATCTACGGTGCCCGCCCGCTTCGCCGCGCCATCCAGACGCTCATCGAGGACCCGCTTTCCGAGGAGCTGCTCCAGGGCACATGGAAGGCCGGAGACATCATCAAGGTGGATGCCGAGGGTGAGGGAGACGAGCGCAGGCTCACCTTCACCAAGGGCGAGGGCGAGATTCCCAAGATGACCGAGCACACCCATATGGATCTGCCCAAGGCGCGTGAGCATTGGGGGTCGTCTCCCGCCTCCCCCCATCGGGGCGACGCTGCCAGTGACACCGAAGGCGGTGTGCTCTCTGCGGAGTGA
- a CDS encoding TM1266 family iron-only hydrogenase system putative regulator: MQSRVAVIGIIVEDPASVEALNELLHEFADIIIGRMGIPYHRRDISVISIAVDAPQDRTSALTGRIGALDGVSCRTAFSNLFFDAE, translated from the coding sequence ATGCAGTCACGCGTCGCCGTCATTGGCATCATCGTCGAGGATCCCGCTTCCGTGGAGGCGCTCAACGAGCTGCTCCACGAGTTTGCCGACATCATCATCGGTCGCATGGGCATCCCCTACCACAGGCGCGACATCAGCGTCATCAGCATCGCCGTCGATGCCCCGCAGGACAGGACCTCCGCACTCACGGGTCGCATCGGCGCGCTTGACGGCGTCAGCTGCAGGACCGCCTTCTCCAACCTGTTCTTCGATGCGGAGTAG
- the hydE gene encoding [FeFe] hydrogenase H-cluster radical SAM maturase HydE — protein MTGNERRIHELRETRTLAAAELAALLATITPAEERQLYAAARAVREEHYGKEVYLRGLIEFTSHCRNDCLYCGLRRSNAHAERYRLTEEQILACCDEGHCLGFRTFVLQGGEDPAYADETLCDLISRMRAAHPDCAVTLSIGERPRASYERYFAAGAERYLLRQETSNPWHYGKLHPVELSLANRKRCLYDLKDIGYQVGCGIMVGSPYQTWGHVVEDLLWMQEFRADMVGIGPFIPHRDTPFGNHAAGPIEDTLHLLGVIRLMLPEVLLPATTALGTIDPLGRERGLLAGANVVMPNLSPRDVRSKYLLYDGKICTGDEAAECRRCMERRVARVGYRVVEKRGDHPSWRDAATERDLVRSLDGGDGGPGDGQARCRGCATAPDALGQHVEELLRTT, from the coding sequence ATGACGGGGAACGAGCGTCGCATACACGAGCTGCGCGAGACGCGTACGCTGGCGGCGGCCGAGCTGGCGGCGCTTCTTGCGACCATCACGCCGGCAGAGGAGCGGCAGCTCTATGCCGCCGCGCGCGCGGTGCGCGAGGAGCACTATGGCAAGGAGGTGTACCTGCGCGGCCTCATCGAGTTCACGAGCCACTGCAGGAACGACTGCCTCTACTGCGGGCTGCGCCGCAGCAATGCCCATGCAGAGCGCTACCGCCTTACCGAGGAACAGATCCTGGCATGCTGCGACGAGGGACACTGCCTGGGCTTTCGGACGTTCGTGCTGCAGGGTGGCGAGGATCCCGCCTACGCCGACGAAACCCTGTGCGACCTGATCTCCAGGATGCGCGCCGCCCATCCCGACTGTGCGGTCACGCTCTCGATAGGCGAGAGACCGCGCGCGAGCTACGAGCGCTACTTCGCGGCGGGAGCCGAACGCTATCTGCTCCGCCAGGAGACGTCCAACCCCTGGCACTACGGCAAGCTCCATCCCGTGGAGCTCTCCCTGGCCAATCGCAAGCGCTGCCTGTATGACCTCAAGGACATCGGCTATCAGGTGGGCTGCGGCATCATGGTCGGCTCGCCCTATCAGACCTGGGGTCATGTCGTCGAGGACCTGCTCTGGATGCAGGAGTTCCGGGCGGACATGGTGGGTATCGGCCCCTTCATCCCGCATAGGGACACGCCCTTTGGGAACCACGCCGCTGGGCCGATCGAGGACACGCTGCACCTGTTGGGCGTCATCCGCCTGATGCTGCCCGAGGTGCTGCTGCCTGCGACGACGGCGCTGGGCACCATCGACCCCCTGGGGCGCGAGCGGGGGCTGCTCGCCGGGGCCAACGTGGTGATGCCCAACCTCTCACCGCGGGACGTGCGCAGCAAGTACCTGCTGTACGACGGGAAGATCTGTACGGGTGACGAGGCGGCCGAGTGTCGCCGCTGCATGGAGCGGCGCGTCGCGCGCGTGGGCTACCGCGTGGTGGAGAAGCGGGGCGACCATCCCTCGTGGCGCGATGCCGCCACCGAGCGCGACCTCGTGCGCAGCCTCGATGGCGGCGATGGTGGCCCGGGGGACGGCCAGGCGCGATGCAGGGGGTGCGCAACGGCACCGGATGCGCTCGGGCAGCACGTTGAGGAGCTGCTGCGCACGACCTGA
- the hydF gene encoding [FeFe] hydrogenase H-cluster maturation GTPase HydF, whose protein sequence is MGMSDTPSAERVHIGFFGRRNAGKSCVVNAITGQGLSVVSDTLGTTTDPVRKSMELLPLGPVVVIDTPGFDDVGTLGQRRVHATRRVLDQTDLAVLVVDATQGLGACDEQLIGLFRSHDVPYVVAYNKRDLLGALPEAGAHDVYVSGLTGEGIGALKERIAAIGTAGHDVLPMLLDLVGPDDLVVLVVPIDKAAPRGRLILPEQMAVRDVLDAGAECLVVQEVRLGRTLERMAPRKPTLVVTDSQVFGPVSRVVPQDVRLTSFSILMARHKGLLAGAVEGVRALDGLADGDRVLVSEGCTHHRQCDDIGTVKLPHWLAEHTGCDLALETTSGRGFPDDVTPYRLVIHCGGCMLNAREMAHRATQCAGQGVPMTNYGIAIAHMKGILRRSLSLFPDLVATLDAEPRDHDRGVSDDFGDGRAPANVTALVTGAAAREVSAQGDASVR, encoded by the coding sequence ATGGGCATGAGCGACACGCCCTCGGCTGAGCGGGTGCACATCGGGTTCTTCGGCCGCAGGAACGCAGGCAAGTCCTGCGTCGTCAATGCCATCACGGGACAGGGCCTCTCGGTCGTGTCGGATACGCTGGGCACCACGACCGACCCGGTGCGCAAGTCCATGGAGCTCCTGCCGCTGGGTCCCGTCGTGGTCATCGACACGCCCGGCTTCGACGACGTGGGGACGCTCGGACAGAGGCGGGTGCACGCAACGCGTCGTGTGCTCGACCAGACCGACCTCGCCGTGCTCGTGGTGGATGCCACGCAGGGCCTTGGCGCATGCGACGAGCAGCTCATCGGTCTCTTCCGCTCGCACGACGTGCCCTATGTCGTGGCCTACAACAAGCGTGACCTGCTCGGTGCCCTCCCCGAGGCGGGAGCGCACGACGTGTACGTGAGCGGCCTCACGGGGGAGGGCATCGGCGCCCTCAAGGAGCGCATCGCCGCCATCGGGACGGCGGGCCACGACGTGCTGCCGATGCTTCTCGACCTCGTCGGCCCGGATGATCTCGTGGTGCTGGTCGTTCCCATCGACAAGGCGGCCCCCAGGGGCCGGCTCATCCTTCCCGAGCAGATGGCGGTGCGCGACGTGCTGGACGCCGGTGCCGAGTGCCTCGTGGTGCAGGAGGTGCGCCTGGGCAGGACGCTCGAGCGGATGGCCCCACGCAAGCCCACGCTCGTCGTCACGGACAGCCAGGTCTTTGGTCCCGTCTCGCGCGTCGTGCCCCAGGACGTGCGGCTGACGTCGTTCTCCATACTCATGGCCCGTCACAAGGGCCTGCTGGCCGGTGCGGTGGAGGGTGTGCGTGCGCTCGACGGCCTGGCGGATGGCGATCGCGTGCTCGTCTCGGAGGGGTGCACGCACCACAGGCAGTGCGACGACATCGGCACGGTCAAGCTCCCGCACTGGCTGGCCGAGCACACGGGATGCGACCTTGCGCTCGAGACCACGTCGGGGAGGGGCTTTCCCGATGATGTGACGCCCTATCGGCTGGTCATCCACTGCGGGGGCTGCATGCTCAACGCCCGCGAGATGGCGCATCGCGCGACCCAATGCGCCGGGCAGGGCGTTCCCATGACCAACTACGGCATCGCCATCGCCCACATGAAGGGCATCCTGCGGCGCAGCCTGAGCCTCTTTCCCGACTTGGTCGCGACCCTGGACGCAGAGCCGCGCGACCACGACCGCGGCGTCTCCGATGACTTCGGCGACGGCCGTGCTCCAGCCAACGTGACCGCGCTCGTGACGGGTGCCGCGGCACGAGAGGTGTCGGCTCAGGGGGATGCGAGCGTCCGATGA
- a CDS encoding nitrogenase component 1 codes for MRQAYQALPVYTGDISGVCSALFELGGMVVIHDPSGCNSTYNTHDEIRWYDQDSLIFISGLTERDAALGNDERLVRDVVEAADQTHPRFIVLVSSPIPFQIGTDLAAIARLVEARSGVPTRCVPTNGMHDYVRGAGLALQLVAGQVMAPLGADADVRPSVNVLGMTPLDFAAEGTRESLVGWLEGAGFRLQSCWAMGDTLDTILAAARADANLVVSATGMRAARVLERRLGIPYVVGFPVGTFAGRLERALRDALRDGRSRLAYQDVRRATVGERRVEDCVPLIGEPVSMGSIAAGLELVRVPTRLVTPLEDTHDLLEPSLWDVCAPGEERLRQVLAQATLMVGDPFLSAVCPQGARFCDLPHLALSGRQWLHEIPDVARLDPLELLGGSRLVGSATLVDLEMASRRGRSHGHERHALG; via the coding sequence ATGAGGCAGGCGTACCAGGCACTTCCCGTATACACCGGTGACATTTCGGGCGTGTGCTCGGCCCTCTTCGAGCTGGGCGGCATGGTCGTGATTCACGACCCCTCGGGCTGCAACTCAACCTACAACACGCATGACGAGATTCGCTGGTACGACCAGGACAGTCTCATCTTCATCAGCGGCCTCACCGAGCGCGACGCGGCCCTGGGAAACGACGAGAGGCTGGTTCGCGATGTGGTGGAGGCCGCGGATCAGACTCACCCGCGCTTCATCGTGCTGGTGAGTTCCCCCATACCCTTCCAGATCGGGACGGACCTCGCTGCCATCGCACGCCTCGTCGAGGCCAGGAGCGGCGTTCCCACCCGTTGCGTGCCAACCAACGGTATGCACGACTACGTGCGCGGAGCCGGGCTTGCCCTCCAGCTTGTCGCGGGGCAGGTGATGGCGCCCCTCGGTGCCGATGCCGATGTCCGTCCCAGCGTGAACGTGCTGGGCATGACGCCGCTCGACTTTGCCGCCGAGGGAACGAGGGAGTCGCTGGTGGGTTGGCTCGAGGGGGCCGGCTTTCGGCTGCAGTCGTGCTGGGCCATGGGAGACACGCTTGACACCATCCTGGCGGCGGCACGTGCGGACGCGAACCTCGTGGTCTCCGCAACCGGCATGCGTGCCGCTCGTGTGCTCGAGAGGCGCCTTGGCATTCCCTACGTGGTGGGCTTTCCCGTGGGGACCTTTGCCGGCCGCCTTGAGCGCGCACTTCGCGACGCGCTGCGGGATGGGAGAAGCAGGCTCGCCTACCAGGACGTGCGGCGCGCAACCGTCGGGGAGCGCAGGGTGGAGGATTGCGTCCCCCTCATCGGCGAGCCGGTGTCCATGGGATCCATCGCCGCGGGCCTCGAGCTCGTGCGGGTTCCCACGCGCCTGGTCACCCCGCTCGAGGACACGCATGACCTCCTGGAGCCAAGTCTGTGGGACGTCTGTGCCCCTGGAGAGGAGCGCCTGCGGCAGGTCCTGGCGCAGGCGACGCTGATGGTGGGGGACCCGTTCCTCTCGGCGGTGTGCCCCCAAGGCGCCAGGTTCTGCGACCTTCCGCACCTCGCGCTCTCAGGTCGGCAGTGGTTGCACGAGATTCCGGACGTCGCAAGGCTCGACCCGTTGGAGCTGCTGGGAGGATCGCGTCTGGTAGGAAGTGCGACGCTTGTCGATCTCGAGATGGCTTCGAGGAGGGGGAGATCTCATGGGCATGAGCGACACGCCCTCGGCTGA
- the hypE gene encoding hydrogenase expression/formation protein HypE, translated as MNDIVTLAQGAGGRQTSELIDGIFRRHLANPDLTEDDAAVLAVPAGRLALSTDGFIVSPAFFPGGDVGELSVCGTANDVACMGAKPLYLTCAFQIEEGFPMADLERIVASMGRVAREAGVAVVAGDTKVAGKGQVDGVFITTTGVGLVRAGARPSGSHAEPGDAVVVTGDVGRHGCAILLARDTYGIEADVTSDCAPLAAAVEAALDAVPDIHTIRDATRGGVGTVLYEIAHQSRVGVRLDDAAVPVAPGVAGVCGMLGLDPLYLACEGRLVMICPAAKAERLVRALRGCPHAEGATIIGHITNELPGRVVMDTELGTQTILPEPGNELLPRIC; from the coding sequence GTGAACGACATCGTGACCTTGGCGCAGGGCGCCGGTGGCAGGCAGACCTCCGAGCTCATCGATGGCATCTTCAGGCGGCACCTGGCCAACCCGGACCTTACGGAGGATGACGCGGCGGTGCTTGCGGTGCCGGCGGGTCGCCTGGCCCTGTCGACGGACGGCTTCATCGTCTCCCCGGCGTTCTTCCCGGGTGGCGACGTGGGGGAGCTCAGCGTGTGCGGCACGGCCAACGACGTGGCGTGCATGGGCGCCAAGCCCCTGTACCTCACCTGCGCCTTCCAGATCGAGGAGGGCTTCCCCATGGCCGACCTCGAGCGCATCGTGGCCTCCATGGGGAGGGTGGCCCGCGAGGCGGGCGTCGCCGTGGTGGCGGGGGACACCAAGGTCGCCGGCAAGGGCCAGGTGGACGGCGTGTTCATCACCACGACGGGCGTGGGCCTCGTGCGCGCGGGAGCGCGTCCCTCAGGCTCCCATGCCGAGCCAGGCGATGCCGTGGTCGTGACGGGCGACGTGGGCCGTCATGGCTGTGCGATCCTGTTGGCCCGCGACACGTACGGGATCGAGGCGGATGTCACGAGCGACTGCGCGCCGCTTGCGGCCGCGGTGGAGGCCGCGCTCGACGCCGTGCCCGACATCCACACGATCCGCGATGCCACCCGCGGCGGCGTGGGCACGGTGCTCTACGAGATCGCCCACCAGAGCAGGGTGGGCGTGCGCCTGGACGATGCGGCGGTTCCCGTCGCCCCCGGGGTGGCGGGCGTCTGCGGCATGCTGGGACTCGATCCGCTCTATCTGGCCTGTGAGGGTCGGCTCGTGATGATCTGCCCCGCCGCCAAGGCCGAGCGCCTGGTTCGGGCCCTCCGGGGGTGCCCGCACGCGGAGGGTGCGACCATCATCGGCCACATCACCAACGAGCTTCCCGGTCGCGTGGTCATGGACACCGAGCTTGGCACCCAGACCATCCTGCCCGAGCCGGGCAACGAGCTTCTGCCGCGCATCTGCTAG
- the hypD gene encoding hydrogenase formation protein HypD yields MGGHATACGARRSAREALEGYDGPHVRIMEVCGTHTHELFRQGIRHILPPQVELVSGPGCPVCVTPVGFVDEALMLALDRGCTICTFGDLVRVPGTELSLAGARAQGATVRVVYSPQDAEAYAAAHPDEQVVFLSVGFETTAPSSCLAVRAATDDGLTNFSLLTANRTMPGAYEAMRGSTDLFLYPGHVHAITGTKVCEDLVAEGVSGVLAGFTATELVTALAVGVTKFAQGAPFFVNCYPRVVRPEGAPAARRLVARMMEPCDATWRGIGTIAGSGLRLREPYAGYDARARYDLPRIDGRENPACRCGAVLQGACTPRACPAFGTACTPEHPVGACMVSSEGACSAFYLYGADLDVGLAPAASRRPVTLGPTEGGRHS; encoded by the coding sequence ATGGGCGGACATGCCACGGCATGCGGCGCGCGCCGGTCGGCGCGCGAGGCGCTCGAGGGCTACGATGGGCCCCACGTACGCATCATGGAGGTCTGCGGCACCCACACGCACGAGCTGTTCCGCCAGGGCATCCGCCACATCCTGCCACCGCAGGTCGAGCTCGTCAGTGGGCCGGGCTGTCCGGTCTGCGTGACGCCGGTCGGCTTTGTCGACGAGGCCCTCATGCTTGCGCTCGACCGCGGCTGTACCATCTGTACCTTCGGCGACCTGGTGCGCGTGCCGGGGACCGAGCTGTCCCTGGCGGGGGCGCGTGCGCAGGGCGCCACGGTGCGGGTGGTCTACTCGCCCCAGGACGCCGAGGCCTATGCGGCCGCCCATCCGGACGAGCAGGTCGTGTTCCTCTCGGTGGGCTTCGAGACCACCGCGCCATCGAGCTGCCTTGCGGTGCGCGCGGCGACGGACGACGGGCTCACCAACTTCTCGCTGCTCACGGCCAACAGGACCATGCCCGGGGCCTACGAGGCCATGAGGGGCTCGACCGACCTGTTCCTCTATCCCGGTCACGTGCATGCCATCACGGGCACCAAGGTCTGCGAGGACCTCGTGGCGGAGGGCGTGAGCGGCGTGCTCGCCGGCTTCACGGCCACGGAGCTCGTGACGGCCCTGGCGGTGGGCGTGACCAAGTTCGCCCAGGGCGCGCCCTTCTTCGTCAACTGCTACCCCCGCGTCGTGCGGCCCGAGGGGGCCCCGGCGGCACGGCGCCTCGTGGCGCGCATGATGGAGCCGTGCGACGCCACGTGGCGCGGCATCGGTACGATCGCGGGCTCGGGCCTGCGCCTGCGCGAGCCCTATGCGGGCTATGACGCACGCGCGAGGTACGACCTGCCCCGCATCGATGGTCGGGAGAACCCCGCCTGTCGTTGCGGCGCGGTGCTGCAGGGCGCATGCACGCCACGAGCATGCCCGGCCTTCGGCACGGCCTGCACGCCCGAACATCCCGTGGGCGCCTGCATGGTCTCGAGCGAGGGCGCCTGCTCGGCCTTCTACCTGTACGGGGCCGACCTTGACGTGGGCCTGGCACCCGCGGCTTCAAGACGGCCCGTGACCTTAGGGCCAACAGAGGGGGGACGTCACTCGTGA
- a CDS encoding HypC/HybG/HupF family hydrogenase formation chaperone, with translation MCVGVAARVIAVSDEGAALVEATGARREVSAQLLDDLEPGEYVMVHAGAAIARISDDDASEADGLVEEYL, from the coding sequence ATGTGCGTAGGGGTAGCCGCGCGGGTGATCGCGGTGAGCGACGAGGGGGCGGCGCTCGTGGAGGCCACGGGGGCGCGGCGCGAGGTCTCGGCCCAGCTGCTGGACGACCTCGAGCCGGGTGAGTACGTGATGGTGCATGCGGGCGCCGCGATCGCCCGCATCTCGGATGATGACGCGTCCGAGGCGGACGGCCTCGTCGAGGAGTACCTGTGA